The genome window CACGTTGCGCTCGCCGTTGCGCGTGTGCCGCAGCAGCAGATCGAGGAACTTGGCGTCGTGCTGGCTCGTCCACACGTCCACGTGCAGCCGGGAGAGGATCTTGCGGAGCGAGCGCCGCGACACAGGCTTCCTCTTGATGATCTCCTCGCCGTCGTTCGCCGCGGCTGCCTCGTGGTCATGGTCATCGAGAAGCATCAGCTGCTGCTGTTGATGCAACTCTTGCTTCACGGTCACCGGTTCTGGCTGCATCTGCACGTTACGCATCTCCTGCCTCCatgtcgatcgatcgatcgaacAGTCAAATGGTCATGCAATAGATGTCTCAAGAAATTATTTCGACAGAGCAACAACGCGTACGTACTGCGAGTCAGTGTCATcggcgcggaggcggaggctgaGGAAGACGACGGAGTCGTGCTGCACGCCGTAGTGCGCGATCGGCAGGCCGTCGTCGTCGAGGTGCCGGCCGGCGAAGAAGAGCCGCTGCATGTCCACCGGGACACGCTCCCGGGCCATGACCATGCTCTTGACCTGCGCCACCGT of Phragmites australis chromosome 3, lpPhrAust1.1, whole genome shotgun sequence contains these proteins:
- the LOC133911283 gene encoding uncharacterized protein LOC133911283; translation: MRVMVRTLRGERVALDVDGTTTVAQVKSMVMARERVPVDMQRLFFAGRHLDDDGLPIAHYGVQHDSVVFLSLRLRADDTDSQQEMRNVQMQPEPVTVKQELHQQQQLMLLDDHDHEAAAANDGEEIIKRKPVSRRSLRKILSRLHVDVWTSQHDAKFLDLLLRHTRNGERNVGDLTVQDWSDIRAELNAATRSAFPVQELQRRLDEFRREFEAVSRIKNHHQFSYDARRRVVVANEDDWKRYILENPEAVAYEGKSPHFGRLQTIFSGAETRGRGGAKCRESRAKRYLNKLLRNFGLRCQF